Genomic window (Elusimicrobiota bacterium):
GCAACAGATCTTAGAGTAAAATCAAACAAGTATGTATTTATTGTTGATAAAAGAGCAAGCAAATCTCAGATAAAAAAAGCTGTTGAAGAACTTTTTAAAGTCAAGGTTGAGAATGTCCATACTGCTATTTATGGCGGGAAATTAAGACGTATGGGT
Coding sequences:
- the rplW gene encoding 50S ribosomal protein L23, producing MESRNIIKEPLITEKATDLRVKSNKYVFIVDKRASKSQIKKAVEELFKVKVENVHTAIYGGKLRRMGVYSGYRPDWKKAIVKIRKGQEIKMAEGA